One genomic window of Methanoculleus horonobensis includes the following:
- a CDS encoding bifunctional ADP-dependent NAD(P)H-hydrate dehydratase/NAD(P)H-hydrate epimerase, protein MTTNGMREFLETGVIDAGRMRAVEGNAVALGQPSLLMMESAGRAVADAVLACGPSRVLILCGRGNNGGDGMVAARYLQHLDAIDVVYPDCGSMTPSTAAQASLLRHCSVALHPVRCASDVEALSVFFDGADVIVDAMLGTGASGAVREPLTSLVARANVSGAPIVAVDTPTPGIRASRILSFHRPKVEGADVAEIGIPLEAEIFTGPGDLTLVPSRRSEAHKGAGGEVLVVGGGPYQGAPYIAAMGALRAGADIVRVASPAYVPMPDLIYERLEGKAITIDHLETILSLVDRADVVVCGMGLGKESHDVVLAVAEAAKKAVFDADALALPLPAAKETIYTPHAGEFARMTGAEPPAELAARGRCVKAAATAGTILLKGPVDVISDGSRVRFNRTGTPAMTAGGTGDLLAGVAGALFCHLPAFEAACIAAYVNGRAGMLAAEERGNGMLATDMPGYIPEILFRPPAPD, encoded by the coding sequence ATGACGACAAACGGTATGCGGGAATTTCTGGAGACCGGCGTTATCGACGCCGGCCGGATGCGGGCAGTCGAAGGGAACGCCGTTGCGCTCGGCCAGCCGTCGCTGTTGATGATGGAGAGCGCCGGGCGGGCGGTCGCGGACGCCGTCCTCGCCTGCGGTCCCTCCCGCGTTCTCATCCTCTGCGGGAGGGGGAACAACGGCGGTGACGGGATGGTGGCGGCCCGCTACCTCCAGCACCTCGACGCAATCGACGTCGTCTACCCCGACTGCGGCTCGATGACCCCCTCGACCGCAGCCCAGGCATCTCTCCTCCGGCACTGCTCCGTAGCCCTCCACCCCGTCCGGTGCGCTTCAGACGTCGAGGCGCTCTCCGTTTTCTTTGACGGTGCCGACGTCATCGTCGATGCCATGCTCGGCACCGGGGCATCGGGCGCGGTGCGGGAACCGCTCACGTCCCTCGTCGCCCGTGCGAACGTGAGCGGCGCCCCGATCGTCGCCGTCGACACCCCCACCCCCGGCATCCGTGCGAGCCGGATTCTCTCGTTCCACCGCCCGAAGGTGGAGGGCGCGGACGTCGCGGAGATCGGCATCCCGCTCGAGGCGGAGATATTCACCGGCCCGGGAGACCTCACGCTCGTCCCGTCGAGGAGATCGGAGGCGCATAAGGGCGCCGGCGGCGAGGTGCTCGTCGTCGGGGGCGGGCCCTACCAGGGAGCGCCCTACATCGCGGCGATGGGGGCGCTCCGCGCCGGGGCCGACATCGTGCGGGTCGCCTCCCCCGCATACGTCCCCATGCCCGACCTGATCTACGAGCGCCTTGAGGGGAAGGCGATCACCATCGACCACCTGGAGACTATCCTCTCCCTCGTCGACCGGGCGGACGTCGTCGTCTGCGGGATGGGCCTCGGGAAGGAGAGTCACGACGTCGTGCTCGCCGTCGCGGAGGCGGCGAAGAAGGCGGTATTCGATGCCGACGCGCTCGCCCTCCCCCTCCCGGCGGCGAAGGAGACGATCTACACCCCGCACGCGGGCGAGTTCGCCCGGATGACCGGGGCGGAGCCCCCGGCGGAGCTTGCTGCGCGCGGCCGGTGCGTTAAGGCCGCCGCAACGGCGGGAACCATCCTGCTCAAGGGCCCGGTCGACGTCATCTCGGACGGATCAAGGGTCCGGTTCAACCGAACCGGCACCCCCGCCATGACCGCCGGCGGGACGGGCGACCTGCTCGCCGGTGTTGCGGGCGCGCTCTTCTGCCATCTCCCCGCGTTCGAGGCCGCCTGCATCGCCGCGTACGTGAACGGCAGGGCCGGCATGCTCGCCGCAGAGGAGCGGGGGAACGGCATGCTCGCGACCGATATGCCCGGCTATATTCCGGAGATTCTCTTCCGGCCCCCCGCGCCGGACTGA
- a CDS encoding DHHA1 domain-containing protein, producing the protein MSLENDLRRAADIICEAESVTVISHIDADGISTEAILAQALAREQKPVESVFVRQLEPMAMRHVPKDGSLKLFADLGAGQQNLLEEHGLSADEVLILDHHVGQPCGTAYPQVNCLDYGITRMSAAGIAYLVAKAIDSTNIDLAKLAVVGNAGDMMARENCGLVGPAREIVQDGVEYGNILVRDHDLNCYGTSTRPIHVCLGYCDDPYIDGISNNTNAALRFLERLGVELKNPRGGWLVWEELPFDDRRTIISALAQQLIAHGRETERLLAETYIFPDEPERTPLRNASEYATLLNACGRWAKPRIGSSICHGERGEAYRDAEQMLAHHRTVIRDLLQYILEAGVIELSHLQYIHTGDRFPDTIVGIGAGMALSKLNWKKPMMVLAAMVDEPEVTKVSMRTNEWALGHGVDLCEALIEAAGEVGGAGGGHRIAAGAFIPHDTEEEFVDGVNRILKRQFAQADPDDS; encoded by the coding sequence ATGAGCCTCGAGAACGATCTGCGGAGAGCTGCGGATATCATCTGTGAAGCGGAGTCGGTGACGGTCATCTCCCACATCGACGCCGACGGCATCAGCACGGAGGCGATCCTCGCGCAGGCGCTCGCCCGCGAGCAGAAGCCGGTCGAATCCGTCTTCGTCCGCCAGCTCGAACCGATGGCGATGCGCCACGTCCCAAAGGACGGCTCCCTGAAACTCTTCGCCGACCTCGGGGCCGGGCAGCAGAACCTTCTCGAGGAGCACGGCCTTTCCGCGGACGAAGTCCTTATCCTCGACCACCATGTCGGCCAGCCCTGCGGCACGGCCTATCCTCAGGTGAACTGCCTTGACTACGGCATCACCCGGATGAGCGCCGCCGGGATCGCATATCTGGTCGCGAAGGCGATCGATTCCACAAACATCGACCTCGCGAAACTCGCCGTCGTCGGGAACGCCGGAGACATGATGGCCCGCGAGAACTGCGGGCTGGTCGGCCCGGCACGCGAGATCGTCCAGGACGGGGTTGAGTACGGCAACATCCTCGTGCGGGACCACGACCTGAACTGCTACGGGACGTCCACCCGCCCGATCCACGTCTGCCTCGGCTACTGCGACGACCCCTACATCGACGGGATCTCGAACAACACGAACGCCGCACTCCGGTTCCTCGAGCGGCTCGGCGTCGAACTGAAGAACCCCCGGGGCGGGTGGCTCGTCTGGGAAGAACTCCCGTTCGATGACCGGCGCACGATCATCAGCGCCCTTGCCCAGCAGCTCATCGCCCACGGGAGGGAGACCGAACGCCTGCTCGCCGAGACCTACATCTTTCCCGACGAGCCGGAGCGCACACCGCTCCGGAACGCCTCCGAGTACGCCACCCTCTTAAACGCCTGCGGCCGGTGGGCAAAACCCCGGATAGGGAGCAGCATCTGCCACGGGGAGCGCGGGGAGGCCTACCGCGACGCGGAGCAGATGCTCGCCCATCACCGGACGGTCATCCGCGACCTGCTCCAGTACATTCTTGAAGCCGGCGTCATCGAACTCTCGCACCTCCAGTACATCCACACCGGCGACCGGTTCCCCGACACCATCGTCGGGATCGGGGCGGGGATGGCGCTCTCCAAGTTGAACTGGAAGAAACCCATGATGGTGCTCGCCGCGATGGTGGACGAACCGGAGGTGACGAAAGTCTCGATGCGGACGAACGAGTGGGCGCTCGGCCATGGGGTCGATCTCTGCGAGGCGCTCATCGAGGCGGCGGGAGAGGTCGGCGGCGCGGGCGGCGGGCACCGGATCGCCGCCGGGGCATTCATCCCCCACGATACAGAAGAGGAGTTTGTTGATGGTGTCAACCGAATACTCAAACGACAGTTCGCTCAAGCGGATCCGGACGATAGCTGA
- a CDS encoding PUA domain-containing protein yields MVSTEYSNDSSLKRIRTIADFQFGAGAGTAVFPDECAFQFSTTGRIRQVRLGKERLATVRAQDGRLTLGIAAAERLAAHIAPPAYRVVVQEDVAPFVADGKNAMAKHVVAADEGIRAGDEVLVVTGDDVLLATGAALLSGREILAFNYGVAVKVRQGRGSECFQEK; encoded by the coding sequence ATGGTGTCAACCGAATACTCAAACGACAGTTCGCTCAAGCGGATCCGGACGATAGCTGACTTCCAGTTCGGTGCCGGGGCCGGAACCGCGGTCTTCCCCGACGAGTGCGCCTTCCAGTTCTCGACGACCGGGCGCATCCGCCAGGTGCGCCTCGGGAAGGAGAGACTTGCAACCGTTCGCGCGCAGGACGGCCGCCTGACCCTCGGGATAGCCGCAGCGGAGCGGCTCGCCGCCCATATCGCCCCCCCGGCCTACCGGGTCGTGGTGCAGGAGGACGTGGCGCCGTTCGTCGCGGACGGGAAGAACGCGATGGCGAAACACGTCGTCGCTGCCGACGAAGGTATCCGCGCAGGGGACGAGGTGCTGGTGGTGACCGGCGACGACGTCCTCCTCGCCACCGGGGCGGCTTTGCTCTCCGGGCGGGAGATACTGGCATTTAATTACGGTGTAGCGGTAAAAGTACGGCAGGGGAGAGGATCCGAATGTTTCCAGGAAAAGTAA
- a CDS encoding nascent polypeptide-associated complex protein has product MFPGKVNPKKMKQMMKQMGMEMEEIEGVEKIVIHTPAGNYVFDDAQVVATTMQGVTTYQITGEARFEEAVPEIPDDDVALVASQAGATEEAARAALVETRGDIAEAILKLAQQ; this is encoded by the coding sequence ATGTTTCCAGGAAAAGTAAACCCGAAAAAGATGAAGCAGATGATGAAGCAGATGGGCATGGAGATGGAGGAGATCGAGGGCGTGGAGAAGATCGTCATCCATACACCGGCGGGAAACTACGTCTTTGATGATGCCCAGGTCGTCGCGACCACCATGCAGGGGGTCACCACCTACCAGATCACGGGCGAGGCCCGGTTCGAGGAGGCCGTCCCGGAGATCCCCGACGACGACGTCGCCCTCGTCGCATCACAGGCCGGGGCAACCGAAGAGGCCGCACGGGCGGCGCTCGTCGAGACCCGCGGCGACATCGCCGAAGCGATCCTGAAACTTGCGCAGCAATGA
- a CDS encoding methyltransferase domain-containing protein, producing MIEIGERLLLVGEDREYFVTAGEGRFSTDRGMIDLAALAGMNPGGEIRTHLEIPFTVLRPRPTDFFVHAKRSGAPMLPKDIGMVIAYTGMNRNDRVLDAGTGSGVAAIYFGSIARSVKTYEVRPEFARLAEKNIQNARLENVEVVAADMLEATGEFDVVHLDLTITPAHVEHAFSLLTPGGYLSCYTPFLEYTFIALDAATPLFRDVHCYECMERELTRSARGTRPSTRVGHSGYITIARK from the coding sequence ATGATCGAGATTGGCGAACGTCTTCTCCTCGTCGGTGAGGACCGCGAGTACTTCGTGACGGCGGGGGAGGGTCGGTTCTCCACCGACCGGGGGATGATCGATCTTGCAGCCCTCGCGGGCATGAATCCGGGAGGGGAGATCCGGACTCACCTCGAGATCCCGTTCACCGTGCTCCGCCCCCGGCCGACCGACTTCTTCGTCCATGCAAAACGGAGCGGAGCACCCATGCTCCCGAAGGACATCGGGATGGTGATCGCCTACACGGGGATGAACCGCAACGACCGTGTCCTCGATGCCGGAACCGGGAGCGGCGTCGCCGCAATCTACTTCGGGAGCATCGCCCGCAGCGTGAAGACCTACGAAGTGCGCCCGGAGTTTGCGAGACTCGCCGAGAAGAACATACAAAACGCCCGCCTCGAGAACGTCGAGGTGGTCGCTGCAGACATGCTCGAAGCGACCGGCGAGTTCGACGTCGTCCACCTCGACCTCACGATAACGCCAGCGCACGTGGAGCACGCCTTCTCGCTCCTTACCCCCGGCGGATACCTCTCCTGCTACACGCCGTTCCTTGAATACACGTTCATCGCGCTCGATGCCGCGACGCCGCTCTTCCGTGACGTTCACTGCTACGAGTGCATGGAGCGGGAACTGACGCGCTCCGCCCGGGGAACCCGGCCCTCGACCAGGGTCGGCCACAGCGGCTACATCACGATAGCGCGAAAATAG
- the pyrB gene encoding aspartate carbamoyltransferase yields MYHIISIRDFERSDLDCLLDRAQEFDTGKYQPGMLDDKLVALLFFEPSTRTRMSFATAMARLGGRTISVDSVEASSIVKGETLADTIRVISSYVDAIVLRHPKEGAARLASEFATVPVINAGDGAGQHPSQTLLDLYTIRQSMPVDGIDVGLLGDLRYGRTAHSLALALSLYGVTLHTIAPGGLEMPANIALELRERGMEVVEHENVEEAIRELDVLYVTRIQRERFPDSASYYNVASSYRITTDLLDGVKERLMILHPLPRAGEIDPAVDRTPYARYFEQARNGVPIRMALLHEVMK; encoded by the coding sequence ATGTACCACATTATCTCGATCCGCGATTTTGAAAGGAGCGATCTCGATTGCCTGCTCGACCGGGCGCAGGAGTTCGATACCGGCAAGTACCAGCCAGGAATGCTTGACGACAAACTCGTGGCGCTTCTCTTCTTCGAGCCCAGCACCAGGACAAGAATGTCGTTCGCGACGGCCATGGCCCGGCTCGGCGGGAGGACGATCAGCGTCGACTCCGTGGAAGCGAGTTCCATCGTCAAGGGAGAGACGCTCGCAGACACCATCCGGGTGATAAGCAGTTACGTGGACGCCATCGTGCTCAGGCACCCGAAGGAGGGGGCGGCCCGGCTCGCAAGCGAGTTCGCCACGGTGCCGGTCATCAACGCCGGCGACGGCGCGGGGCAGCACCCGAGCCAGACGCTGCTCGACCTCTACACCATCAGGCAATCGATGCCGGTCGACGGGATCGACGTCGGGCTTTTAGGGGATCTCCGCTACGGCAGGACTGCACACTCGCTGGCGCTCGCCCTCTCCCTCTACGGCGTCACGCTGCACACGATTGCACCGGGAGGGCTCGAGATGCCGGCAAACATAGCCCTCGAACTCAGGGAGCGCGGCATGGAGGTCGTCGAGCACGAGAACGTCGAGGAGGCGATCCGGGAACTCGACGTCCTCTACGTGACGAGAATCCAGCGCGAACGGTTCCCGGACTCGGCATCCTACTACAACGTCGCGTCCAGTTACCGGATCACGACCGACCTTCTCGACGGTGTGAAAGAGCGGCTGATGATCCTCCACCCGCTCCCGCGCGCGGGTGAGATCGACCCGGCGGTGGACCGCACGCCGTATGCGCGCTACTTCGAGCAGGCGAGGAACGGCGTGCCCATCAGGATGGCGCTCCTCCACGAGGTGATGAAGTGA
- the pyrI gene encoding aspartate carbamoyltransferase regulatory subunit produces MTRKDPSGGLLVSPIKNGTVIDHITAGEALNVLRILGITGSTPECLSIATNVGSKRMGKKDIVKIENRELRTEEVDRIALLAPQAKINIIRDYKVVEKKGVEIPEVIRGVVRCPNPGCITNTNEPVASTFEVLDKGLHCLYCDWLIKDDIANHII; encoded by the coding sequence GTGACCAGAAAAGACCCGTCGGGCGGGCTGCTCGTCAGCCCCATCAAGAACGGCACCGTCATCGACCATATCACGGCCGGCGAGGCGCTGAACGTCCTGCGGATCCTCGGCATCACCGGGTCGACTCCGGAATGCCTGAGCATCGCGACGAACGTCGGGAGCAAACGGATGGGGAAGAAGGATATCGTCAAGATCGAGAACCGCGAGCTCCGCACGGAGGAGGTCGACCGGATCGCCCTGCTTGCGCCGCAGGCGAAGATCAACATCATCCGCGACTACAAGGTCGTGGAGAAGAAGGGCGTGGAGATCCCGGAGGTCATCAGGGGCGTGGTCAGGTGCCCGAACCCCGGCTGCATCACGAACACGAACGAGCCTGTCGCGAGCACGTTCGAGGTGCTCGACAAGGGGCTGCACTGCCTCTACTGCGACTGGCTGATCAAGGACGATATCGCAAACCACATCATCTGA
- a CDS encoding phosphopantetheine adenylyltransferase — translation MKVMVGGTFDPLHAGHRKLLARSFELAGPDGEVTIGLTTDEFAGAKVHPVHTYEKRLENITLFIREHGYTATWKVEPLVDRYGSALDADFDILVVSEETFPVAVVINELRRERGKRKVDLHEISCVLAEDGRRISSTRICRGEIDRHGRLIR, via the coding sequence ATGAAAGTGATGGTCGGGGGGACGTTCGATCCCCTGCATGCCGGGCACCGGAAACTCCTCGCCCGTTCCTTCGAGCTCGCCGGGCCTGATGGTGAGGTGACCATCGGGTTGACGACCGACGAGTTTGCCGGTGCAAAGGTGCATCCCGTCCACACCTACGAAAAACGGCTCGAGAACATCACGTTGTTCATTCGCGAACACGGCTACACCGCAACGTGGAAGGTCGAACCGCTCGTTGACCGCTACGGCAGCGCCCTCGACGCCGACTTCGATATCCTCGTCGTCTCCGAAGAGACCTTCCCGGTCGCCGTGGTGATCAACGAACTCCGGCGCGAGCGCGGAAAGAGAAAGGTGGACCTTCACGAGATCTCATGCGTCCTCGCCGAGGACGGTCGGCGGATCTCGAGCACCCGGATCTGCCGGGGGGAGATCGACCGGCACGGACGCCTGATCAGATGA
- a CDS encoding gamma carbonic anhydrase family protein: MESGTVVGNRVFIAENATVIGDVSLGDDVGVWFGAVVRGDRDTITVGTGSNIQDNAVVHTTPGFPVTIGAEVSVGHGAILHGCTIRDRVLVGMGAVVLNGAVIGEGSIIGAGAVVTEGKEIPSNSLVLGVPGKVIRETTAEQQESILHNAREYVKLSGRYRHD; the protein is encoded by the coding sequence ATGGAGAGCGGAACGGTTGTGGGGAACCGCGTCTTTATCGCAGAGAACGCAACAGTCATCGGAGACGTGAGCCTCGGCGACGACGTGGGCGTCTGGTTCGGCGCCGTTGTCCGGGGGGATCGGGATACGATCACGGTCGGAACAGGCTCGAACATCCAGGACAACGCCGTCGTCCACACCACGCCCGGGTTTCCGGTCACCATCGGTGCGGAGGTCTCGGTCGGCCACGGCGCCATCCTGCACGGCTGCACCATTCGCGACCGGGTGCTCGTCGGGATGGGCGCCGTCGTCCTGAACGGCGCGGTGATAGGGGAGGGCTCCATCATCGGCGCCGGCGCGGTGGTGACGGAGGGAAAGGAGATCCCGTCAAACTCGCTCGTCCTCGGCGTGCCCGGCAAAGTGATCAGGGAGACGACGGCCGAGCAGCAGGAGAGCATCCTCCACAACGCGCGCGAATACGTCAAACTCTCCGGGAGATACCGCCATGACTGA
- a CDS encoding CoB--CoM heterodisulfide reductase iron-sulfur subunit A family protein, which yields MTEVVVIGAGVAGIQAALDLADHNIHVHLIEREPTIGGHMAQLDKTFPTNDCSMCILSPKMVEVARHPNVTIHTCSEVEGIEGEVGNFLVRVKKHPRYVLEDECNGCGDCVAICPVEVYNRFDAGIGVRKAIYKPHAQAVPDIVVKDKEHCIECGLCYDVCGKEAILREDEERLIEIKAASIVVATGYATFDAKNKAQLRYLIIPDVITSLEFERMINASGPTGGKLKRLSNGKPPRSVAFVQCVGSRDLSVGRPYCSGVCCMYAMKNATLIREKNPDIEVTVFYNDIRAYGKGYEEYYERARSLGVRFVRGFPGEVLEENDHLTMVAENTETGEVETFHPDLVVLSVGLEPAAGADEVARMLGIPRDESGFFGVADQKLGPVLTVKPGIYVAGTATAPKDIPDSVTMGEAAAMRAFLDTIRVG from the coding sequence ATGACTGAGGTCGTCGTCATCGGCGCCGGGGTCGCGGGCATCCAGGCGGCGCTCGACCTTGCCGACCACAACATCCACGTCCACCTCATCGAGCGCGAACCGACCATCGGCGGACACATGGCCCAGCTCGACAAGACGTTCCCCACGAACGACTGCTCGATGTGCATCCTCTCTCCGAAGATGGTCGAGGTGGCCCGGCACCCAAACGTCACCATCCACACCTGCTCCGAGGTCGAGGGGATCGAGGGCGAGGTGGGGAACTTCCTCGTCCGGGTCAAAAAGCACCCCCGCTACGTCCTCGAGGACGAGTGCAACGGCTGCGGGGACTGCGTCGCGATCTGCCCGGTGGAGGTCTACAACCGGTTCGACGCCGGTATCGGCGTCCGTAAGGCGATCTACAAGCCCCACGCCCAGGCGGTTCCCGACATCGTCGTCAAGGATAAGGAGCACTGCATCGAGTGCGGGCTCTGCTACGACGTCTGCGGGAAAGAGGCAATCCTTCGCGAGGACGAAGAGCGCCTGATCGAGATCAAGGCTGCAAGCATCGTCGTCGCGACCGGGTATGCGACATTCGATGCCAAAAACAAGGCGCAGCTCCGCTACCTCATCATCCCCGACGTCATCACGAGCCTCGAGTTCGAGCGAATGATCAACGCAAGCGGCCCGACAGGCGGCAAACTGAAGAGGCTCTCGAACGGCAAGCCCCCCCGGAGCGTGGCGTTCGTCCAGTGTGTCGGCTCCCGCGACCTCTCTGTCGGCCGCCCCTACTGCTCCGGCGTCTGCTGCATGTACGCGATGAAGAACGCCACGCTCATCCGCGAGAAGAACCCCGATATCGAGGTCACCGTCTTCTACAACGACATCCGCGCATACGGCAAGGGCTACGAGGAGTACTACGAGCGGGCGAGGAGTCTCGGGGTCAGGTTCGTCCGCGGGTTCCCCGGCGAAGTGCTCGAGGAGAACGATCACCTGACGATGGTCGCGGAGAACACCGAGACCGGCGAGGTGGAGACGTTCCACCCGGACCTGGTCGTGCTCTCCGTCGGGCTCGAACCGGCTGCGGGAGCGGACGAGGTTGCCCGGATGCTCGGCATCCCACGGGACGAGTCCGGGTTCTTCGGGGTCGCCGACCAGAAACTCGGCCCCGTGCTCACGGTGAAGCCCGGGATCTACGTGGCAGGAACGGCCACCGCGCCGAAGGACATCCCCGACTCCGTCACGATGGGTGAGGCGGCGGCCATGCGGGCGTTCCTCGACACGATCAGGGTGGGATGA
- the mtnA gene encoding S-methyl-5-thioribose-1-phosphate isomerase, protein MPEGGDPYTIAWDAENECILYIDQTLLPGRYEQMRCATVDDLARAIRRLEIRGAPALGIAGAMGVALAAVRSRETDLKRFSGEVGRAGDLLAGTRPTAVNLAWGIDRVLRKIALAASVAEAKSMAVAEANAVAEEDELTCRRLGGFGEELFPERCTVLTHCNAGALACRCWGTALGTIRSAIAAGKDVRVIACETRPLNQGSRLTCWELARDGVDVTLIPDSSAAYLMRKGMIDLVVVGADRITGDAVFNKIGTYMHAVAAHHHRIPFYVAAPVSTFDLSRRETDITVEERDRSELTYCGDKRLAPESVNVLNYAFDATPLDLVDAIVTEIGVLRPPYTESFRLVGIDGETRP, encoded by the coding sequence ATGCCGGAAGGGGGAGATCCCTACACCATCGCGTGGGATGCAGAGAACGAGTGCATCCTCTACATCGACCAGACCCTGCTCCCCGGCCGATACGAGCAGATGCGGTGCGCGACCGTCGACGACCTCGCCCGGGCGATCCGGAGACTCGAGATCCGGGGAGCGCCGGCGCTCGGGATTGCCGGCGCGATGGGCGTGGCGCTCGCCGCCGTCCGGAGCAGAGAGACAGACCTTAAACGGTTCTCGGGCGAGGTCGGCCGGGCGGGAGACCTTCTCGCGGGCACCCGGCCGACCGCGGTGAACCTCGCGTGGGGGATCGACCGCGTGCTACGGAAGATAGCGCTGGCCGCATCGGTCGCGGAGGCGAAGAGCATGGCGGTCGCCGAGGCGAACGCCGTCGCCGAGGAGGACGAACTGACCTGCCGGAGGCTCGGCGGGTTCGGCGAAGAACTCTTCCCGGAGAGGTGCACGGTGCTCACCCACTGCAACGCGGGAGCGCTCGCCTGCCGCTGCTGGGGGACGGCGCTCGGGACGATCCGGTCGGCGATTGCCGCCGGAAAAGACGTGCGGGTGATCGCCTGCGAGACCCGGCCGCTCAACCAGGGCTCAAGGCTCACCTGCTGGGAACTTGCCCGGGACGGGGTCGACGTGACCCTCATCCCCGACTCGTCGGCGGCATACCTGATGCGGAAGGGGATGATCGACCTCGTCGTCGTCGGTGCGGACCGGATCACGGGTGACGCGGTCTTCAACAAGATCGGAACCTACATGCATGCCGTCGCCGCTCATCACCACCGGATCCCGTTCTATGTCGCGGCGCCCGTCTCGACGTTCGACCTCTCCCGGAGGGAGACGGATATCACCGTCGAAGAGCGGGATCGCTCCGAACTCACCTACTGCGGCGATAAAAGGCTCGCGCCCGAGAGTGTGAACGTGCTCAACTACGCCTTCGACGCCACCCCGCTCGATCTCGTCGATGCGATCGTCACCGAGATCGGGGTGCTCCGGCCGCCGTATACGGAGTCGTTCCGGCTGGTCGGGATTGATGGGGAGACCAGACCATGA
- a CDS encoding DUF116 domain-containing protein: MSLFDSEIWIQLMTIIGEVTFFLILGMLLAAVALAIIAAASITRGKFYLPRILIPGMVLLEGLVKAFCKLLGLDDKDLITFFITLRNTMNTKAFSETPVEQRAVFLPQCLRSAQCPAHLTPEGLKCRNCGRCSVGENTVWLEKIGYRVFIVPGSTFIKRMVKKYHPRAIIGVGCLMEVKDGIDMSDRTGVVAIGVVNVKDGCVETIADWAAVRDAALLGIKHTSGSVDFHGPAE; encoded by the coding sequence ATGAGTCTCTTCGATTCCGAGATCTGGATTCAGCTGATGACCATCATCGGGGAGGTCACGTTCTTCCTCATCCTCGGGATGCTGCTTGCCGCAGTGGCCCTCGCGATCATCGCCGCCGCCTCGATAACCAGGGGAAAGTTCTACTTACCACGGATCCTGATACCCGGCATGGTCCTTTTAGAGGGGCTCGTGAAGGCGTTCTGCAAACTCCTCGGGCTGGACGACAAGGATCTCATCACGTTCTTCATAACGCTTCGAAACACCATGAACACGAAGGCCTTCTCCGAGACGCCCGTCGAGCAGCGGGCGGTCTTCCTGCCCCAATGCCTGCGGTCGGCGCAGTGTCCGGCACACCTGACGCCGGAAGGCCTCAAGTGCCGCAACTGCGGCCGTTGTTCGGTCGGGGAGAACACGGTGTGGCTTGAAAAAATCGGGTACCGGGTCTTCATCGTCCCGGGCTCGACGTTCATCAAACGGATGGTCAAGAAGTATCATCCGCGGGCGATCATCGGCGTCGGCTGCCTCATGGAGGTAAAGGACGGGATCGATATGTCCGACCGGACAGGGGTCGTCGCTATCGGTGTCGTGAACGTAAAAGACGGGTGCGTGGAGACGATAGCGGACTGGGCCGCGGTGAGAGATGCCGCCCTGCTCGGCATCAAACACACATCAGGTTCCGTAGACTTTCACGGCCCTGCCGAATAG
- a CDS encoding polymer-forming cytoskeletal protein produces the protein MKIDGNFITPAETHVWGNMVVAGRLELGPGSTVGGFVEAESIVIGHDARIKGPVRVLEAATICDNACLHSIKAGGNVTLRPGVSVGAVNSDETIFVYGKVTSERLFGRAVKVYGT, from the coding sequence GTGAAGATAGATGGGAATTTCATCACCCCTGCCGAGACGCACGTCTGGGGCAATATGGTCGTTGCCGGCCGCCTCGAACTCGGGCCCGGCTCGACGGTCGGCGGGTTCGTCGAGGCCGAGAGCATCGTCATCGGCCATGACGCCAGGATAAAAGGGCCGGTCAGGGTTCTGGAGGCCGCCACCATCTGCGACAACGCGTGCCTCCATTCGATCAAGGCAGGGGGCAACGTCACCCTCCGGCCGGGGGTCAGTGTCGGTGCCGTGAACAGCGACGAGACGATCTTCGTCTACGGCAAGGTCACCAGCGAGCGTCTATTCGGCAGGGCCGTGAAAGTCTACGGAACCTGA